CTTAACAATAAGAAATCTTCAATTGTTATAGTGGAGCCACCCAGCTCAACAACGACTGGAATATTCGCTTTTTTTATGCGGGTTTCTAAACTTTCCAATTCCCCCGCTTTTCTTTCCTTTTTCTCGGATGTTTGCATCCAATAATGAACAGATAATTTTGGAATGATCGGTTCAAGTACAACATGAGGAATACAAATATTGATCATTCCTGTCGCTTCTCCTACCGTCGTATTTAAAGAAATGACGACAACCGTTTCATTTGGAGAGACCATTTGCAAAAATTGTGGATTCACTTCGAAATCAGTTAAAAGTGGGCTAATTTCTGCTATATTCGCCCATGCCTCTGGGTAATATTCAATGGCACGCTCAAACATATTGCTCATGATCTTCGTTTCAATTTCTGTTAAATTCTCCACCTTATTCATACTTGTCCCTTGTCCACCTAACATGCGATCCATCATCGCATAAGCAACATTCGGATTCACTTCCATTAGAATACGACCAACTAAAGGCGGAACCTCAAACACATTTAATATCGTCATATTTGGAATCGAACGGATAAATTCTTCATACGGAATTTGATCGACAGATGCAACGGATATTTGCACGTACGTTCTGAGCTGTGCTGAAAAATAAGTCGTTAATAATCTAGCAAAATTTTCATGCAACCTTGTTAAACTACGAATTTGATCTTTTGAAAATCTCAAAGCCCTTTTGAAATCATATACTTTAATTTTCTTTGTCTCTTCTTCTTTTTTTAATTCATCGGCATCCATTTCACCCGTTGACAACGCTGAAAGTAGGGCATCAATTTCACTTTGCGATAAAATATCACCAGACATCCTGTCACCTCCAGTTCTCTATTCTATTTTTCCTTATTGTATAATATAGGAGGTGATGTATACATTAATAACTTTCCCTTCTTGCATCACTTCATTTAACTTCATTTTTAGTTGGTCACATAACCGGTCTTTCCCTTCCTTCCCCTTTAAATCATCGGATTTTAACTCAGATAGTTCTTTTATAATAATATTTTTTGTTTGAAAATCGCGTTTTTCTAACTCTTTTTTTGCTTCCTTGCTTTCCGTTTCGATTTTAAACGAAATACGAATATAATCATTCGTTGCTAAGTTTGTTGTAAGTTCTGGAACATCAACAGAAGCCTCTAAAACTTCATCGATTTTTGGTTCTTTTGCTATTCCCGTATTCGATGATTTAAGAATCATAATGATGACGACTGCCCCTACGAGTGTAATGACAGTTAATAAGATTAGCATCACCGATAAAATTTTATTTTTTTGTTTTTCATTCTCCATCTTCGCATCCCTCCAACATTTGTCCCCCTAGAAGATGAACTTGCTTATAGAAATCAAGGATGAGCTGTTTGACCTCTCCTTCCGACTCCTTCACCACAAATTTACGACCATTCGTCAGTGTAATCGTCGTATCTGGAAAAGACTCTATCATTTCTATGTAGATCGCATTTAGTAAAAACGATTTCCCGTTTAACCTTGTCACTGGAATCACTGTATGTCAGTGCTCCCCATCATGGGTAAGTTTTTTTACATTAGACTAACCATGATGGGAATATCACTGTCCCTCCTTGCCTATTCAAAATAGTAGCTTTCCTTTATAAAGAAGTAGTTTCAGTCTATTAACGTTTTAAGTTCACAAGCTCTTGCAAAATTTCATCTGATGTCGTAATAATTCTCGTGTTCGCTTGGAAACCACGCTGCGCAACGATCATTTCGGTAAATTCTTCCGATAAGTCCACATTGGACATTTCAAGAGCACCTGATTGCAAAGCCCCACGACCTTCATTGGCAACCCCATAATTCGGAATTCCAGAGTTATTAGACGCTTGGAAATAGTTATTTCCAGCCTTCATTAATCCGCCATTATTGGCAAACGTTGCTACAACTAATTGCCCTTGCGTTGCCACCTGTCCGTTCGAATATACCCCATTAATTTCCCCAGAAGCCCCGATATTGAAGCTTTCTAAGTAGCCTTCCGCATTGCCATCCATTTTATCGACATTGGCAGTGGAGGCACTGGCAAATTGAGTGATGTTGGAGAAGTCTAGTTTAATAGGAACTTCCAAGCCATCAGTTGTTTTTATGGTTATTGACTCAAGGGGTGTATCATTTAAAACACCTTTTTCAAAGGATAATTCTGTGTTTGTTTGCCCTTCTATTGTGTTTTTCGGATCTGATGTTTTCAACTTATAGCTCCATTTATTTTCATTAGTTTTTTTAAATTCTACTTGCAAATTAATATCTCTTCCAAGTTGATCTTTTACTTTGAAATCAATTGTAACTCTTCCATCAGCAGTATTTGAATCAGTATTATTATAGTTTGGAGCCTCTGCGTTCAAATTCCCACCAAAATTCACAAATGTAGTTTCATTCGGTGGCATGACGGTATTCGTATCGAGCACAATATCTTTAATCGTATTACGATCAATTGTTCCATCGTCTCTCACGTTATATCCTTGTACCTTCATCCCGTCCCCCGTCACCAATGAACCATTGCTATCTAAATAAAAGTTTCCTGCTCTTGTATATAAAAGGTTATTCCCTTGGGCTACGGTGAAATAGCCATCGCCGTTTATTCCGACATCGAGCACTCGGCCGGTTGTTTGGAGACTTCCTTGTGTATCGATTAAATCAATCGTCGCAATGGTTGCCCCTAGTCCGACTTGTTTCGGGTTTTGCCCTCCGACATTTAAGCCTGGGCGACTTGCACCTGAAACGGTTTGACTCATGAGATCTTTAAAGGTGACACGACCTTTTTTGAAACCGTATGTATTCACATTGGCAATATTATTACCGATAACATCTAATTTTGTTTGAAAGTTTTTGACCCCACTAATTCCAGAGTACATCGAACGTAGCATATACTTTTTCCCCTTTCTCATTGCCTAAATTTTGATTAGTCAAACAGATCGGCTACCTTTGTTTCTATTCACAAAATAAAATCCCACATCATGTTTCATGAAGTGATTGTTATTATTCACTTTTTTCTATTTTAATCAAATGATCGGCATTTATCTTTTCTCCCGTTTTCATCAGGAGCCAAATCACGCCATCTTTCATAGAAACGGATTGAACGATATCAGAGATTTCCTTCTCC
The sequence above is drawn from the Oikeobacillus pervagus genome and encodes:
- the fliL gene encoding flagellar basal body-associated protein FliL, encoding MENEKQKNKILSVMLILLTVITLVGAVVIIMILKSSNTGIAKEPKIDEVLEASVDVPELTTNLATNDYIRISFKIETESKEAKKELEKRDFQTKNIIIKELSELKSDDLKGKEGKDRLCDQLKMKLNEVMQEGKVINVYITSYIIQ
- a CDS encoding flagellar FlbD family protein — protein: MIPVTRLNGKSFLLNAIYIEMIESFPDTTITLTNGRKFVVKESEGEVKQLILDFYKQVHLLGGQMLEGCEDGE
- a CDS encoding flagellar hook protein FlgE, whose product is MLRSMYSGISGVKNFQTKLDVIGNNIANVNTYGFKKGRVTFKDLMSQTVSGASRPGLNVGGQNPKQVGLGATIATIDLIDTQGSLQTTGRVLDVGINGDGYFTVAQGNNLLYTRAGNFYLDSNGSLVTGDGMKVQGYNVRDDGTIDRNTIKDIVLDTNTVMPPNETTFVNFGGNLNAEAPNYNNTDSNTADGRVTIDFKVKDQLGRDINLQVEFKKTNENKWSYKLKTSDPKNTIEGQTNTELSFEKGVLNDTPLESITIKTTDGLEVPIKLDFSNITQFASASTANVDKMDGNAEGYLESFNIGASGEINGVYSNGQVATQGQLVVATFANNGGLMKAGNNYFQASNNSGIPNYGVANEGRGALQSGALEMSNVDLSEEFTEMIVAQRGFQANTRIITTSDEILQELVNLKR
- the fliM gene encoding flagellar motor switch protein FliM, giving the protein MSGDILSQSEIDALLSALSTGEMDADELKKEEETKKIKVYDFKRALRFSKDQIRSLTRLHENFARLLTTYFSAQLRTYVQISVASVDQIPYEEFIRSIPNMTILNVFEVPPLVGRILMEVNPNVAYAMMDRMLGGQGTSMNKVENLTEIETKIMSNMFERAIEYYPEAWANIAEISPLLTDFEVNPQFLQMVSPNETVVVISLNTTVGEATGMINICIPHVVLEPIIPKLSVHYWMQTSEKKERKAGELESLETRIKKANIPVVVELGGSTITIEDFLLLSAGDVIELKQSITDPLQVKIGEIPKFIAQPGKLNNKLAIQILDSLKGGDNDDE